The sequence TTGTGATTTTCAGGGCTTCTCACACCATGGGCTATCTTGCAGTGCATAGAAGGAGGACAGATCGTGGGACTTACTAATACAGTTTTAAGAAGATCAAACATGTTCACCATTATCATGTCGCAGACGTTTGACTTCAACTGGGAGAATATTGCTTATGCCAAGCGTGACATGACTTTCCCATATACCATCACACTGGACATTGTTGGGATTGGCAGGACATCGCTGCAGTGGAAACAGACGATGGTTAACAGTATGGATGGATCGTGTCTGGCAACCGGTTTAGTTCACATGGTGTTGATGGATTCGGCAAGCAGACGACCGAGGGAAATTCCTctagagtttaaaaaaaagtattgtcgCTTCGTTAAACAGTCTCCTTTTGCCGTTATAAATATTCCTGAAATACCTGCTGTTTGTGTCTCTCTTCCAGTCACTGTTCCTTACAGTGATATTGGCCCAAACAGTCATTTCAATCAGGCTTGTTTTTTCAAGCACGCATTCAATTGTGTCCGGAAAGCAAATCAAATTCG comes from Gigantopelta aegis isolate Gae_Host chromosome 13, Gae_host_genome, whole genome shotgun sequence and encodes:
- the LOC121387812 gene encoding uncharacterized protein LOC121387812 isoform X1, producing MKTLPYKVETSEDGGKSTVHFPGISYLSSGPSGLLTPWAILQCIEGGQIVGLTNTVLRRSNMFTIIMSQTFDFNWENIAYAKRDMTFPYTITLDIVGIGRTSLQWKQTMVNSMDGSCLATGLVHMVLMDSASRRPREIPLEFKKKYCRFVKQSPFAVINIPEIPAVCVSLPVTVPYSDIGPNSHFNQACFFKHAFNCVRKANQIRPFYRFGKDIGERAMKKNFVLFKGESFEGDQLVFSCWQDRNQPQHIHTVITNNDRVLAYIKMTLDILEESKL